In a genomic window of Bacillales bacterium:
- a CDS encoding NAD-dependent epimerase/dehydratase family protein, with protein sequence MRILVLGGTRFFGKRLVERLLESGDEVTIATRGQTEDPFGDRVRRVQVDRTDEAVLKERVGSQPWDIVYDQICFAPDEAAIACRVFAEHTRFYVYTSSMSVYDIGNGVLHEEAFDPYTYKIAAGDRNAFDYGEGKRLAEAVFLQQAPFPVAAVRLPIVMGEDDYTERLVFHVDRVKNREPIVMPNRQAELVFISSEEAARFLEWIGKERLDGPYNACANGSISLDELLGMIETATGEKAVVQPEGEEKNASPYGIPKSWVMSNEKASKAGFPFTKLRDWLPGLIRALAH encoded by the coding sequence ATGAGAATTCTCGTGCTTGGCGGTACGCGCTTTTTCGGCAAACGCTTAGTGGAGCGGTTGCTTGAAAGCGGGGACGAGGTGACAATTGCAACGCGAGGGCAAACCGAAGATCCTTTCGGGGACCGTGTACGCAGAGTTCAGGTCGATCGTACGGATGAGGCGGTTTTGAAAGAAAGGGTGGGCAGTCAACCATGGGACATCGTGTACGACCAAATCTGTTTTGCGCCCGATGAGGCGGCGATTGCTTGCCGTGTTTTTGCCGAACATACGCGCTTTTACGTCTACACTTCGTCGATGTCGGTTTACGATATTGGCAACGGCGTTTTGCATGAAGAAGCCTTCGATCCGTATACATATAAAATTGCCGCCGGTGACCGAAATGCGTTTGATTACGGCGAAGGCAAGCGGCTGGCCGAAGCAGTCTTCCTGCAGCAGGCACCGTTTCCGGTTGCCGCGGTGCGGCTCCCGATTGTCATGGGGGAAGACGATTACACGGAGCGGCTTGTATTTCACGTAGACCGCGTGAAAAACCGGGAACCGATCGTCATGCCGAACCGGCAAGCCGAGCTCGTATTCATTTCTTCCGAAGAAGCGGCGCGCTTCTTGGAGTGGATCGGCAAAGAGCGGCTCGATGGACCGTATAACGCTTGCGCGAACGGATCCATTTCGCTTGATGAATTGCTCGGGATGATTGAAACCGCCACGGGTGAAAAGGCGGTTGTTCAGCCGGAAGGCGAGGAGAAGAATGCGTCGCCGTACGGCATTCCTAAATCATGGGTCATGTCCAACGAAAAAGCCAGCAAAGCCGGTTTTCCTTTTACAAAGTTGAGAGATTGGCTTCCGGGACTGATTCGGGCGCTTGCTCATTGA
- a CDS encoding tetraprenyl-beta-curcumene synthase family protein, producing the protein MNIPNQPWTMMYNIYRRVLPEVRSHLAGWKRLAEKIPDPELRKQALMSIETKTFHCEGGSILALLAREKCKRVIPFIVAYQTISDYLDNLCDRSTSMDPDDFRALHESMIHALSPGIEPVNYYRHREEQEDGGYLQALVETCQNCLKSINHYEKIAPSLRELAGYYCDLQVHKHVTHEERVPRLKSWFNAHKKNLPTMSWYEFSACAGSTLGIFCLVSYASNKSFSDETTEAVKAGYFPWVQGLHILLDYFIDQEEDRKGGDLNFCFYYDNREKMMTRLGHFIEQADASISALPDSKFHRMINRGLLGIYLADEKVRRQKNVRRLAKKIIRRGGGSGLFFFVNGWLYRRMKPSL; encoded by the coding sequence TGAACATTCCAAACCAACCATGGACGATGATGTACAACATATACAGGCGCGTGCTTCCTGAAGTGCGTTCGCATTTGGCCGGGTGGAAACGTTTGGCTGAAAAAATCCCGGATCCGGAGCTTCGCAAGCAAGCTTTAATGAGCATTGAAACGAAAACGTTTCATTGTGAAGGCGGTTCGATACTCGCTCTGCTCGCACGCGAAAAGTGCAAACGCGTCATCCCGTTTATCGTCGCCTACCAAACGATCAGCGATTATTTGGATAATTTGTGCGACCGCAGCACGTCGATGGATCCCGACGATTTTCGCGCCCTCCATGAGTCGATGATTCATGCATTGTCTCCGGGGATCGAACCGGTGAATTATTACCGGCACCGGGAGGAGCAGGAGGACGGCGGTTATTTGCAAGCGCTCGTGGAAACTTGCCAGAACTGCCTGAAGTCCATCAACCATTATGAGAAAATCGCACCTTCCTTGCGTGAACTGGCCGGCTATTATTGCGACTTGCAAGTGCATAAGCACGTAACACACGAAGAACGGGTGCCGCGTTTGAAATCGTGGTTCAATGCACATAAAAAAAATCTCCCAACCATGTCCTGGTACGAATTTTCGGCATGTGCGGGTTCGACGCTCGGGATTTTTTGCCTCGTGTCGTATGCGAGCAACAAGTCTTTCAGCGACGAAACGACGGAAGCCGTAAAAGCCGGCTATTTTCCTTGGGTGCAAGGCTTACATATATTGCTCGATTACTTCATCGACCAAGAAGAAGACCGCAAAGGCGGCGACTTGAATTTTTGCTTTTATTACGATAACCGGGAAAAAATGATGACGCGGCTCGGACATTTCATCGAACAAGCCGATGCAAGCATCTCGGCCTTGCCGGATTCGAAGTTTCATCGCATGATCAACCGCGGACTGCTCGGGATTTACTTGGCGGACGAGAAAGTGCGCCGGCAAAAAAATGTTCGACGGCTCGCGAAGAAAATCATTCGCCGCGGCGGCGGTTCCGGATTGTTCTTTTTCGTGAACGGCTGGCTGTATCGAAGAATGAAACCGAGTTTATAA